One Anastrepha obliqua isolate idAnaObli1 chromosome 6, idAnaObli1_1.0, whole genome shotgun sequence DNA window includes the following coding sequences:
- the LOC129250284 gene encoding uncharacterized protein LOC129250284 yields the protein MIDTVISAEIPDQTIDPGLFEVVTKNLIHGPCGDINRNSPCMIDGKCSKRFPKQMIAETITGDDGYPQYRRRSTEDNGKSTVIKLQNQDVEIDNRWIVPYSPILSKMFNAHINVEYCNSVKSIKYICKYVNKGSDMAVFGVAPENSHDEILQYQMGRYISTNEAVWRILSFPIHDRHPVVVHLAVHLENGQRVYFTAANAAQRAVEPRATTLTAFFQLCETDEFARTLLYSEVPHYFTWNASTKKFQRRKQGTSVDGYPGIFRTDALGRIYTVSPANIECFYLRILLVNVHGPQSFQHLRTINGQMCATYREACHQLHLLEDDTHWDSTLRNASISSPPNQIRMLFAIIISTCFPLELWNKYKDFMAEDILIRLQHRSNDPALLLTLEIYNEVLIMIEDLCLTIANKALGQLGLTQPNRPMHDLFERELQREQQFDRDELRAFVQTYTPQLNDQQKDAYDKVMQAVNDNTGGLYFLDAPGGTGKTFLISLILATVRSERKIALALASSGIAATLLDGGHTAHSTLKLPLNMQAIETPTCNISRSSGMAKVLQQTSIILWDECPMAHKKSLEALSRTLQDLRKSQQLFGGALILLSGDFRQTLPVIPRSTPADEINACLKSSFLWAHVQRLSLTTNMRVRLQNDSSAREFSKQLLKTGDGKIASDQNGFFMLPNNFCIIVSSKQELIDRVSQNIVQNYNNHDWLRERAILAPKNINVNEINFHIQEKLPGDSDI from the coding sequence ATGATTGATACTGTCatatcggccgaaattccagatCAAACCATCGACCCAGGATTATTCGAAGTTGTCACGAAAAATTTGATTCACGGTCCCTGTGGTGATATTAATCGAAATTCTCCCTGTATGATTGATGGCAAATGTTCGAAACGTTTTCCAAAACAAATGATTGCTGAAACAATTACAGGAGATGATGGATATCCACAGTATCGTCGACGATCAACTGAAGACAACGGTAAATCAACTGTAATTAAACTTCAAAATCAAGACGTTGAAATCGATAACCGGTGGATAGTTCCGTACTCACCGATACtgtcaaaaatgttcaacgctcACATAAATGTAGAATATTGCAATTCTGTAAAATcaatcaaatatatttgcaagtatgTGAATAAGGGCAGCGATATGGCTGTTTTTGGAGTGGCTCCTGAAAATAGtcatgatgaaattttacagtaTCAAATGGGGCGCTATATTAGTACGAATGAAGCTGTATGGCGTATTTTATCGTTTCCAATTCATGACAGACATCCGGTTGTTGTACATTTGGCAGTTCATCTTGAAAACGGCCAACGTGTTTACTTCACTGCTGCAAATGCCGCACAAAGAGCAGTAGAACCACGAGCAACTACACTGACAGCTTTTTTCCAGTTATGTGAAACGGATGAATTTGCCAGGACTTTGCTATATTCGGAAGTGCCACACTATTTCACATGGAatgcatcaacaaaaaaatttcaacgtcGCAAACAAGGCACATCTGTTGATGGTTATCCAGGTATTTTTCGAACAGATGCTTTGGGACGCATTTATACAGTTAGTCCAGCTAATATTGAATGTTTTTACTTGCGAATTTTGTTGGTGAACGTACATGGACCGCAATCATTCCAACATTTACGAACTATCAATGGTCAAATGTGCGCCACATACCGTGAAGCATGTCACCAATTGCATTTGCTGGAAGATGATACGCATTGGGATTCTACGCTTCGTAATGCATCAATTTCATCTCCACCAAATCAAATTCGTATGTTATTTGCGATCATAATATCAACATGTTTTCCACTGGAATTGTGGAATAAATACAAAGATTTCATGGCTGAAGACATTTTGATTCGACTTCAACATCGTTCAAATGATCCTGCATTGCTGCTGACATTGGAAATATATAATGAAGTCTTGATAATGATCGAAGATTTGTGCCTTACTATTGCAAATAAAGCATTAGGGCAATTAGGATTGACTCAACCAAATCGTCCAATGCATGATTTATTTGAACGAGAATTGCAACGCGAACAGCAATTCGATCGTGATGAATTGCGTGCGTTCGTACAAACGTATACTCCACAATTAAATGATCAACAAAAAGATGCATATGACAAAGTGATGCAAGCTGTCAATGACAACACTGGTGGATTGTATTTTTTGGATGCACCTGGCGgcactggaaaaacatttttgatatcATTGATATTAGCAACGGTTCGGTCGGAACGAAAAATCGCATTGGCACTTGCTTCTTCCGGTATTGCAGCTACATTACTTGATGGCGGCCACACAGCACATTCCACCTTGAAATTGCCATTGAACATGCAAGCAATTGAAACACCAACATGCAATATTTCAAGGAGTTCTGGAATGGCTAAAGTCTTGCAACAAACATCGATTATTTTATGGGACGAATGTCCAATGGCCCATAAAAAATCTTTGGAAGCCTTAAGTCGAACATTGCAAGATTTGAGAAAGAGTCAACAGCTGTTTGGCGGTGCATTAATATTGttatctggtgattttcgtcaaacgTTGCCTGTTATTCCGAGATCAACACCAGCTGATGAAATTAATGCATGTTTGAAAAGTTCATTTTTGTGGGCACACGTACAAAGGCTTTCGTTGACGACCAACATGCGTGTGCGTCTTCAAAATGATTCATCAGCACGTGAGTTTTCAAAGCAATTGCTGAAGACTGGCGATGGAAAAATTGCAAGTGATCAAAATGGGTTTTTCATGTTACcgaataatttttgcataattgtATCATCAAAACAAGAACTCATTGATCGCGTTTCacaaaatattgttcaaaattataataaccATGATTGGTTACGAGAACGTGCAATTTTAGCACCAAAAAATATCAATGTCAACGAAATCAATTTCCACATCCAGGAAAAATTGCCAGGTGATTCGGACATATAA